Within the Scleropages formosus chromosome 8, fSclFor1.1, whole genome shotgun sequence genome, the region CCCAATGTGCGGTGGATATTATTTTCATCCCCTTACAGGAAGGGAGGGAGAGCGTCTTACATAGGTGGCGATGATGCTGCCCTGGGCACAGATGAtggacaggaagaggaaaggaGCGGCCAGCAGGAGTCCAGCGGCACACACGAGGGGGTCTGCCCGTGGGTTCCGCTTCCTCAGCCACCCGCTGAGCGCCACGCCGCTGGCCACGCCCAAAAAACCCGTCACACAGGTGATCACGCCGAAGTACAGGCTGCCGGAGGGAGAGCACACGTGTGGCACAGCGCATCAGCATTTCACGAGTCGGTTACTGCAAGACGAAAGCACACGCACATCTCCCACACCAAAGGAGCTTCTCTACAGCCAACGTATGCCTCCCTGTGGCTTTGGCACCTTCTCGCCGCAGCTCACGTAATGAAGAAGTGACAGTTTGACAGGTCGCTCTCGCGGCCGTTTCTCGTCACCGACAACATTGCTTTCATGGTGTTTTTCAGCCCCAGCTTCAGCCACGTTAAGTTCTCACACGGCCTCCCACCTCTGCAGCTCCAGCAGAACTTCCAAGTTCTAGTGCCACACAAAGACGCTGGAAGCGCTACAGAGAGCAGGGTGTCTTTCGCCTTTTCTGTCCCTCTCCTTTTCCTGCCTCTTTTTGTTCTGCTGGTCCCGTTAGAGCGACACCAGTGGACTTGATCTCTTTCACTGGCTCGGGATACAGAGTGGCTGCGGGGCCTCTTTACTGGTACATTCGAGTGCTCCGTGTCCATAAGGATCAGCGTCAAGCCCCGAAAACGTGGCCAGTGTTCAGCGTGCAGAGGTGAGATACTCGGCTAAATTAAAAGGCAGTGATTGAAAGCCCATCTTTCCTCTGTCATTACTGGACGTACGCATGACGGGAGAGCTGACAACAAGGATGAGGACGCAGAACAAGTGCTGGGAATCTGCTATCACAAGCTTCACGGAGACCGGATCGACAGGCAGGTTTCAGACCGAAATCTCCAGTGTGACTCTCCGCCGCGTCAGTAAATTGAATAGACGACCGAGGAAGTGTGGCCCGGCGCTCAGAGTTGGCCTGCTCTCTCTGGAGGAAGTGGTACAGAGAAGGACCCTCGACAGAGAGCCACCTGACATCGTCACTGCCGACTGGCTCCAAAATGTGTCTCTCTCGCTGACGGGGTGGTACTGACCTCATGTTGTCCAGGGGGTACTGAGCTATTGCCTGCGCTCTCCTTTACCAGTTTAAATGTGATCTCCTGCAGTGTTGTAGGCGTGTGGCTCTAGCCTCGTGTcatttaccttcattcattcatctgacgcGTCTCTCCACTGCACCTTGCCCTGTAGAGGTGCCTCCTTGCAATTGTTTACCCAGGAATTTTTCCTGAAGAGCTTCCAAGGAGCACCTTGCTCCTTGGAGTTGGAGTTGCGACCTTTCGGATAAAGCAATAGATGAGAACGTGATTTATAGAGACACGCACCTGTCCGAGTTGTCGCAATTCTCAGAGACACAGGGGGCCTTCTCTCTGGTGAAAACTGCCGCTCTCAGGAGGAAGGTGGGCGCCCAGAGGGCCAGCGAACCCGTGACGAAAGCCACAGCGGTGAAGCCCAGGGTTGACAGGATGAAGCTGCGACTGATAAGTGAGAAGCAGGACACGGTCACCACAGTAACACCCACAGTGCCAACGTGCCCGTTTCTGACGCCACGGAACCCACTTCTTGCCGAGGGCCTTGATATCCACCAGCCAGCTGGTCCTCTGCAGGCTGTGTTCGGGCCGCGCTTCGACAGCGCCGCGCTTGGGCTCCTTCACCACGATCAGCAGGAGCAGGACCGCCACCAGCCCCAGGGCTGGCGTCACCTAGTGGAGGGAGACACCAGGGCCCCGCTGAGTGAACAGAATAAGCGcttcagcaggtgtgtgtgatcTTCTCCGACGGGTGCGAAGCCTACCCGGAGCGCCCAGTGCCAGTCCTGTTCAAGGTCGTCCACTTTGGAGCCCACGATGTAGCCCAGGCCACTGTAAAAGGCAGtgaaagggacagctggtaccctaGTGCTTAGTGCTACCaccgttggacccaaagggcgcatgtttgaatcccaactccagcttTAGTCCCCCCAGAGCATGGTACTTGGCctcaaaattgctccagtaaagtcaGCCGGCAGTACAATTGGGTAAGCAACTGTATGTACATTAACACTGCGAGTCACTTcaataaatgaaagtgaaagtgaaagttCCGTCTGCTCGACGCAAACATGGCGAGCGCCCCTCTGTGTCGGAGACTGCTTCTCACACCTGCCCACCGGGATGGCAAAGTAGAAGATGGACAGCATTTTCGTCCTTTTCTCGTTCACGAACAGGTCGGCTATGATGGTGGGGGCGATGGTGGAGTAGCTGGCCTCACCCACTCCCACCAGGCCTCGGGTCAACAGCAGGGCCCAGAAATACTGAACAGGGACAGatggcagggggtggggtgcaaAGGAACATCAGAGCTGCCGAGACATCGCAGCGCATCCCCGCCAGTAAGGAAATGTGGCCAAACACACGGGAGCTGTAGTTTAACGAGGCACTGCATTCACTTCTCGTTTGTGCGCAAACACACGGCAGAAGAGGAAGCGCAAGCGCCAAGTGCAGGGATACGACCGTGGGACGGGGCTTTCCGAGGCCGAGCCGCCGACAGCGACACGCCCACACGGATGGGGGACAGGGGGGACACAGGACGGCGGCACTCACATCTTTCGGGGTGTACGAGCTGGCAAGCGTGACCAGAGTCCAAAAGGTGATGCCCCCACACATGATGAACTTCCTGTTGTACCTGTCGCCCAGGTAGCCGAAAATCGGAGCCAGGAACATGTAACTGCAGATAAACACTGGAGAAGGAGGATAAGACGGTGGGgaaggaatgaaaaaagaagcaaaccAACAGGGAGAAAAGCAACGTCCGTGGCCTTCCGTATCTGTCTTGACCTTTGCCCTTCGTTACATCCCCATCTATCGTTTGACTTTTCTCACAGATCGCTCTGAGCGTGGCTGCTGCGGACTTTGCTCAAAAGTCACATTTCAACGATTCTTTGTCCAAAACGGCGCGACGCCGGAGCCGACCCGCCGCGCAGACGTACCGGTCTGCAGCAGTCCCGACTGGCCGTCCGCGATGCCGAAAAACTGCTCGATGTCGGGGAGGACACCTAGGAGAGGGGACGGCGTGCGGAGAAGTTACGAGGAGCCACGCGTTCCTGTGACCCGTGACCTCCAGCACGGGTCGCCCAACACGTGAACGcgaaggagggaggaagagcaGCGCGGTACCTGCCACGGTAAACCTGTCCATGTAGTTGAGCAAGTTGATGTAGCAGAGCACGGCCACAATGAAGCCGGCTCTCCTCGGGCTCACTCCGCTGGGACACTCCCCCTCCGCCGCCCCTACCCCGTCCTCCTCCGCCGCCCTCCGCCGCCGGCCCCCCTCCGACTCCCCGGCGCCCtcgtcgtcatcgtcgtcgtcCGAGAAGAAGGGCGCCGAGTCGCAGCTGGGGTCCGCCAGTGACATCGCCGTGGAGCTGAAATGACAACGGGGTGGGGgttggtggtgggggtgggggtcagaTGCCAGGGGACTttacacacagtgagtgacagcgGGGTCACTGCGCCACAAGGTCCCGGCCATGTGACACAAAGCAAAGAGGCTCCCAGTCACTGGAGCAGCAGCCAGGAACGAGAGGGAAGCGAAGCGGCGGCGCTGCGCACGAGGCTCCGGAGCCACCGACTCAGACTGCACTTGGATTAAGCTCAGAAAAACCACGTGACCGTCGTCGAATCCATCCGTGTAAACAGCAGGGTACCGGGCCCTCCGACACGCGCTCTTTTCTTTACCTCGCTCGCACGATCCGGATCCGGATCCGGTACCGATACCGTTCCTGTCTGCGCTCAGCCGCGCAGGACTCGGAGACGTTCGCTCAGCGTCTCCCCTTCGCTCCGCTTCGCACGAGCGGCGCCGCCGCCATCTTTGACGCTCCACTTCCGCCTCGCTCACGTGACCGCAGGCGCGTGGCGCTGATGTCAgagtgcgcgtgcgtgtgtccCCGCGGTGCCGTGAGCTGTCGAGCGTGTGCGTGACGCTCCGTCAGCGGCACGTGAGCGCCGCCTTCCACTTAGACACGGATCAAAGATGCATATTATTGATCCGCGGACTGATGTGCCGCGGGGACAGATCCGCGCTTGCGCCGCTGGGGGGCGCACTGGAGCCACGATCGCCGGAGTTGAAGTACAGTGTCTGTGCGCTCGGTGCGCTGAATGAAAGGGCTGCGTCGCTCCGGCGACGTTTGTGTTCGGAGCCCCTGAGAAGCTGAAAGAGCCcgagaaagaggaagagaaagagcgGGGCGGAGGCACAGGGCACCGCCAGTCTCTGACCCCCCCCTCATGGACCCTCCAGGAGGAGGCAACACGACAGCTGGGTTCGAAGCGCAATCTGGCACCTGCATCGcccgcccccacctccccccccgccccatctGCACCGTACAGCGCTTTTCGGACACCGAAGAAGGGTTCGGAGCAGCCGAGGGTGCAAAGGGACCGCGGTGCCTCCGCCTCCCATCACTTTTCTCCGTTGCACACCTCTGTCTTGTGTGTGTCGCGAGACGTCGCTAGTTTCTGCATCCGCGTGTTTATTTCACGCGCCGTACTAGCGTAGGCAATCAATGGCAGTGTGCGCGGGGTGCGCACCTTTCGGATGACTTCACCTGTCCGCGGTTCCATGAAATAGGTAATAAGGTGAGTTGGGGACACTTCTTCAGCGCTCATTCGGGCACTGCGTCGTGTGCGTTCCGTTCGTCTCTCACTGATCTTACTCCGTTTGTACCCGCttacccccccccaccttgtgAACACGTCGGCTCCGCATGTGCACGCGCGCGGATCCTTCAGGATCTCCATTGCGGGGTTCGGGCTCTgctcccccctctccccccccccccccgctctttGTCTGAGCATCAGCAGCACGCGCGCGCGGGACGAGGTCTCTCACGCGGTTCGCCCGCCGCGACTCAGTATTGATGATGAGCGCGAGCCTTCGCGAACATTATCATTGTGAGTGTGTGCGGACGTACACGCGCTCTGTTCTGTTCCAGGTCACTCTGCGGCAAACACAGACGAGGCGACTTGTGCGGCCATCATGGCTCTGAACACCAACGGCACGCAGCCCCCCGCAGAGCCTCGCGCGCTCCCCACCACACTCGAGGGGGTCGAGCAGCCTCAGCAGGAACCGGGTCCaaacctgcagcaggaggaggagccccGCCCGTCCGTTGTCGCCTCCGAGCCAATGAGTGGGGAGCAGCAAGTCCCGCCCCCTGCACCtggccccgcccccgccccGCAGAAGGAGATCTGGTCCGGCGAGCAAGTACTTGCGGTCAAGGAAAACATGGAAACCAGTAATCGTCCTTTTGAATGTTTCTCCAGTACTTCCGGTGCTTGGTTGTCTCGTTGCCCTGTGATTAAAGTGTGGCTGCGAAGCGTTTTCTCTCCTTTCGGCTTTTTGTTTGCGATGTCTGTTGCATCCGGTCGGGGGACGAATTCATCCTCTTGCTCCTCTCCGCAGGTAACGGCACGTGCCTGATACCTGCCGACTCCCCAACTCTATCGTCCTGCTCGTCTCCTCCAACGCGCCAGCAAGCCAAGTCTCAAACCCTCTCCCATGCTCACCTCCCCAACGGCGGGGCCAGAGGGGGCAGCCGGTCGGGGTCACTCAGTCACGTGACCACCTCGCCGCGCCCATCCCTCTCTCGGCACCCCAGCACGGCCACGGACTCCGGGCTCCCCGGGGCCAAACCCAGGGACTACCTGTTCCTGGCCATCCTGTCCTGCTTCTGTCCCGTCTGGCCTCTCAACATCGTGGCGCTGACTTTCTCCGTCATGGTGAGCCGGGCGTGCGTatgcctgtgtgtgcgtgtgtgcgcgtgtgtgcacgCACCCATCAGTGACCCTCTCTCGGTCGGTCTCGTTCAGTCCCGGAACAGTCTGCAGCAGGGCAACGTGGATGGCGCTCGACGCCTCGGCCGAGTGGCCAAGCTGTTGTCTGTGGTCTCGCTGCTCAGTggcatcgtcatcatcatcgccTGCATCATCATCAACTGGGGAGGTGAGCGTCCCTTTGCTGTCGCCTGCGTTCTTTCTGCCGTGTTTGCCATGTGGCCTGTGTGTCGCCAGACTCCCGGATCATCGCTTTCTCGGCTAACGTTCGCCTCCTCCGTTTCAGTTATCCTGAAGTCCTGAGCGCCATGAGCACGAGGCCGACCGGTGGTCCCAGGCCGCTCCTCCGaaacttctccaaagcatttttCCATCAGAAACCCAACCACTGTGGATCACTGGGAGCCGCCACGTTCCACTCGTATCATCCGGtaaaaacacttctgtacaAAAGGTGCTCGGATTTCACACGCTCTCTGTCCGAGAAAGGTGAGAGCTTCTGAGTTGTGGCTCTTTCTCCATCCAGCAGTAAGAATCGCGTCGGTACCGATAGTCCACTGGCTCCTTTCTGCTCGCCCATTGAGACGAGGGTCTTTCACCGTACAAATCTGACTTTCCAACCATCTTCCACGCACCTCTGAGCGGAGACATGAACCGTTCCTCTCGTGTCACTTTGCACAGACCCGATTTTCCTTTAAAGACACTCTATATGTAACCTCGAGCATGGCATGAGTAAATAATCTCAATATACTGATATGAGGAGAAATTCGTCTTGCGGAGACCTATATAAGCTGGACGTTTCCAAGTTTTGGTCAGTTACAAACGTTGCATGAGGGGAAAAGAGAGCAAGGGGTGTGTGCACGAGGGCTGAGGACTGACTGACCTTAAATGACACATGAGGGGACAGTGTAGGGCAGCTCCAGCAGTGAAGGACAAGAAGGAGGTGACAGAGTTCATCCCGCTGGGGGAAGGACCCCACCTCCTGGAAAAGGGGACTGGTTTGTGGGAGGGGAGCGGAGGGTACACTCTCTGGCCCTCTGGATCGTGCGGGACTCCTCTCCTGAGACCGCACTCGCACAGATACGTTTCACTCCGCATCAGCACAAGCTCATCCACGAGAGCTGCGGTCAGGGAAAGGCGCGAGAGTGAAAGTGCTGCGCGGGGGGGTCCTGGACCATCTGCCGAGTAACCGCCGCTGCGTTTTTAAAGTCTTCCCACGAGCCGtcagtgtgcgcgtgtgtatttTGACGCCCCTCCGACACGGACGTCTTCTCCGCAAACTGCGCGAGCAGTGGCGCGCGGCAATATGTCGCTCTCTCGCCCAAGGTTGAATGTTTCTCTGAACGTCGCTGCAAGTTGTAAAAGTGCCGCGGCCTCGTTCACTAAAAATGAGCGGCGGAGAGATACTTTGGGGGCGTCCCTCTCGGTGGGGGGTCGCGGGCCCCACTCGCCCACccgcggaggaggaggaggaggaggaggatgaagagaaCTGCTGCACGCGACAGCAGGCAAAGACGTGCAACCCCTGTGAATGACAGCTTGTTTTTCCTTCCCCAACAGTATAAGGATCACTTATCATATGTAACTTGCCTGCACTGTCTTGTGTCCCAGACATgatgatgaaacaaaaaagagtGTTTGTATACTATATGTATATCCATGTTTAGAGCTGTTATGGGAGAATGACTCCGATCATTACCACTATATTATATactacagtaaacacagtatACATTATGACACGGAGTAAGTAGGACGAATTTGTAGGAGCGGCGCTGTGCGCGTTTTTCCCGCCACGCGCGTCGCCACGTGTTGATCTGTCGGAGCGGCGCTTCCCGCGCGCGCTCCTTCACCCGACACTGAGCCCGTGTTCTTTGCGTTTCCGACAGAATCCGAAAATGGAACTTATtctcgcaccacacacacacacacattattggTGAGACTATATAGCTATGGCGGGAGTTAATTTCGCACCAAGCAGCTGTGCATGTCTGAGCTGAGTGCTGTAACGGAACGGAATGTGTTGTGGCCCGTTTCTCTGCACAGGACGGTCCGGGGTCCGAATTCAATTAGCGCTCGCAATAAAAAGCCAATGAAATTGAAAGCGCGCTTGTGGTGTCcattgtgtgcatttttctcCCGCTTTACAtacgaggtgtgtgtgtgtgtgtgtgtgtggggcaatTCGTTGCTTATCCTTACCATCATCTCTCATGCGCTCGtctcgtgtctgtgtgtgcaaggggtgtttgtgctgcaaaaaaaaagaaacaaaaaaaactattggCACAGAGAGACGAAGGGAAAGGAAAAGATTGCTGACTTTCGCTATTTAAAAACGCAGTTAATTTGAATCTTCAGTCTGCATTAATTATTGAGGCTCTTGGTGGCCCAGCcaagggggggaaagaaaaagcgCCGTTCTCTTCCCTGGACGACCCGCACATTGGCATACAGTGATGGTCACGTGCTGGATGGTTCATTGATCCATCCATTGATCCACTGAACATGTTCAACCAGTTTCACTGGGCTTCTGCTCAGTATGATGCAATTTCAGAAAGGGGGGTTGAGGTGGGACACACTCGTTCTTGGACGTCAGCAGGATGCCCACATACACATGTCCACTCACACAATTGTACCGTAGAATGAAAACAGCTCAATCCACTTGGGTTTGGGCCTGATCTCACATCCAGCTGGCAGTTCCCAAAATAAATGTCCCAGACAGCAATGGGGATGGACATTAATTGTCCCTCCTTTGTAGATATTGCAGAAAGGAAGGTGTAAAGGCCGGTAATTCAATTGAATTAATTAAGTTCTTGGTACCGTTGCCTGATCTCATTTTCTGTGGAGGATTTAATCTGAACACTTTAAATATGGCAatgagctttacctttcatcTTAGCAGTTATTCATCAAAATTAAATCCCTTGTTTCAGGGAAGATGGCCATACACACTGACCCAGCTTACGCAAGACTATGGTAAATCAGCTCGTActgtagttagagctactgcctttggactcagaggtcgcaggttcaactcccacctctgactgcagtactcttgaacaaTTTACTTGCCCCGAATGGCtccagtaaatgaaaaaatgtaaatcaaggTAATTTCCTACACGCAATAATTCACTGAACAGGAACATTTGTGGTAGGGTTGGAAAAAGTATAAACAAAAACGAAGAGGCAGACAAAGACTTCGGAGTGATACGTCCTAAGTGCTCATCGCTGGCATGGTGTTAGGCTCAGAGACTCACAGAGACGTATTGTTGGAGAAGTAGAAAAAGATCACTTCCGAAAGACAGACAGAGGCTCAATGTGTCCCCCGGGGCTCCAGTGAATGGCCTGCGTTACGAGATGGACGCTAAATCACGAACCAGCTGGCCCAGGGCGAGACAGTTAACCCTGGAGCTCTGTGCCAGAGCGGGCAGCAGTCCAACGGAAGGACTCTGTGTAAGAAAGCCTTTGGCTCCTTGCATTGAAAGACTGATTGAGAATTCCAAAATAACCCCTAAATACACAGTGAGAAAAATGGAAGGGAAAAGACTTTCTTATGAAGTACACAATTCCAGACACGTGTTTGTGTTCAAAGGAGGCTTTTACTAATATCATGGCAGGATAATTAACATAAACTACGGGAAAATTAATATACCCAGCCAGCCTTCACCGAAATgtgccatatatatatatatatattacttttaGTGAATACTGGGCATCTGATGACAATATGCCCGCGTTATATACATTCATGTTCATTACACGCACCTCAATTCGCATAAATAGAGGatgttaaagtattttaaaggGTTAAAGGCTACATTCCTCCATCATCAATAACATGTTGCCAGAGCAGGTTCGCGGtgctccggagcctatcccacgAGCGCCTGGCCTGCACCTGGGACTTCCACCCCGGGGCTTCCACCTGGTCGAGaccgtttccatgacaacctgGAGCGCTCGAGGAGCGTCATGCGGCTTTTTCTGCTCTGCGCAACTCATGATGAGGAAACTTGCCGTTTTAACAGCGAAAGTGGACTTCAACGTGTCAGAGTGAACAGAGATTTACACCGAGGCCGACATtacattacatctacatttttctccaattcGAGAGCTTCGCACAGCGCCGCCGCTCCCGTCACGTGACTCGCGGCAGCGGAACGTCGGCTTCCTCCGTCCGCGGACACGCAGGAAGGGGCGGAGCTCCGCGAGGCTTCATTGTTCCGTCCGTGCATGCGGGCCTCGCCGTAGCGACTCAAAATGACTAAACTGCAGCTTTTAAACCAGTATCTGACGGAGCGCCTCATGGAGGCCGTGCGCGAGATCCTGGAGGTGGTGGGAGACATGATTTCCGAGTACCAGGAGGAGACGGCGCGCGCGCAGCGCGAGAACGAGAGTCTCCGCCGGAGGCTGCGGGAGGTCGTGTTCGTGGCCGAGGCGCCGTGGAccggtgagtgagtgagtgagtgagtgagtgagtgagtgaatgggCCGGCGTCCGGTGTCCGTCCGGTGTCCGCTGCGTTACTGCCTTACTTACTGTCACCTGTCCTGTTAGTGTCGCCACGcgtgtcctttttttctttattggcACCTGTTCTTTGTCACACTTCACTTCACTTGTCTTCTATTATTGTCAGCTGTCTTAGTGTCACCTGTCTTTTTTGTTGTCCTCTTATTATTGTCACCTGTCATTTATTAGTGTAACTTGTCCTTTCTATTGTCCCTGGTCTGTCCTTACTCCAGGTGACAGCGTTGTAGCCGTGGTATTCAGTTAGACACTGTAAATCAGTTATTCATACTGGAATTAGAAAAAGTGTGTTAGTAGTGATCACTGCGCTGCTTATTTGTAACTTTGTGAAAAGGGGAGCATCTTCATTCCTTGAATGACAGTGAAGTTCATCTTTAACACACTTAGCTTTGGACTGCGAAATACACTCAGATCAGTAGTCATGTCGTGCGATTGTACACAtggacgcgcacacacacacacacacacacgggctcaGGCTGGTGCTCACACTAACATGTGACACGCAGTGTGGCACAACGGCTGCATGTGTGGCCCGTGATGACTCCCTTCACATGTGAATAATTCACcttttgcagtgtgtgtgaagcgTGACTCAGCTGTGTGCCCTGTTGCCCCATAGAAACTCAAGAGCCGGCTGCCCCTCCTGTCCTCGGGGGCAGGTCTCCCGCCAGGCAGGAGGTCCCCGCGCTGGACTGGGACGCCCGACAGAAAGCGGACGTGGAGACGGCGGCCGGTGACGGGAAGCGGGAGCCCTGCAATCATCCGTGTGCGCTGGACAGGCTCCCGGCGGAGGAGGCGGCGCAAGAGGCTCCAACGCCGGGACTGAAAAAGCTGGCACTGGAAATAGCCTTGTCCGTCGTTTCGCCGTCGTCGAGCGTCAGCGCCGTTCACTTGGCCGAGGGCGTGGTCTCCGGGGCCACGCGGTCCGCCGCAGCTGCCGAGCCGGAGCCGCTGCCCGGCCTGAGGCCCGAGCTGGTCAAAAGCGAGCCGGGGGATGTGGACCCGAAGCCCGAGCGGCTCTCGGAAGCGCACGCGAATGACGGCGTGCAGGACAACCCCGGTGGCGCTCTGTGTGACGCCGGCGCGAGTGCGGCGTGTGACACGAAGGGCGCTTTGTTCGAGAGCGTCGAGCAAACCGGTAAACCGGATGAGGCGTGCGGCGACAGCTGCTTGGTGACCTTCGTGGGCGATaaacagcactgctgtttccAGTGTGGCAAGTTCTTCAGCCAGCGCTTCAATCTGAAGACGCACCTGCAGATTCATTCCGGGGAGAGACCGTACAGCTGCAACTGGTGCGGCAGGTCCTTCACTCAGTCGGCGGACCTGCGGCGCCACCAGCGCATCCACACGGGCGAGAAGCCGCACCGCTGCACCTGGTGCGAGAAGAGCTTCACTCAGGTGGGAAACCTGAAGAGACACCTGCGCATCCACACGGGAGAGAGACCCTACTGCTGCAGCCTGTGCGGGAAGTCCTTCAACGACGGGGACACTCTGAAGAAGCACAAGCGAATCCACACGGGTGAGAGACCGTACTACTGTACGCACTGCTCCAAGACGTTCACGGCGGCGAGCAGTCTGCAGAACCACCTCCGAAACCACACGAGAGAGAGCAGGCAGCCGCTGTAAGGGGCTGCGTTACCGTACCGTGTTTCCGGTGCGACGAGTCGCTCGATTCGTGCGtacttgtgtgtgtggtatCTTCAGTGCTTGTCTtggaataataaaatgtaataaacacaatGATGTCATCCAGGTGGGTGAACAGAAGCGGCATCTCCTTACTGCACCATGCAAAGGTCCAGCTTCAGTTCCTTCCGCTTGCTgtgtagtgtaaaaaaaaaaaaaggaaagaaaaagcacacatttacatgcatgTTTTACACAGACAGGTAAAAACTGTCAGGCCCAGGGGAAACTGCACACGGCTACAGCACTGTAAAGTACAGCAGCACGGTGACGGGGACACAAATAAGCGGAGAAAGTAACAAGTATTGCAGACAGTGCTGAAAGTTCCATAAAATGCATGGGGTGCGTTGAACAGTTGCGCAAGTCGTGGCTCGGCACCGCTCGGGTTTGCCTTCTGCTCTTTCTCCGATTTTCAAGCCGAAAGGAAGGCCAGTGAACGCGTCGCGTCGCCCCGGGGGCAGTCGGCGGGCCTGGGCTCAGATCCAACCCACCGCTGTG harbors:
- the spns1 gene encoding protein spinster homolog 1 produces the protein MSLADPSCDSAPFFSDDDDDDEGAGESEGGRRRRAAEEDGVGAAEGECPSGVSPRRAGFIVAVLCYINLLNYMDRFTVAGVLPDIEQFFGIADGQSGLLQTVFICSYMFLAPIFGYLGDRYNRKFIMCGGITFWTLVTLASSYTPKDYFWALLLTRGLVGVGEASYSTIAPTIIADLFVNEKRTKMLSIFYFAIPVGSGLGYIVGSKVDDLEQDWHWALRVTPALGLVAVLLLLIVVKEPKRGAVEARPEHSLQRTSWLVDIKALGKNRSFILSTLGFTAVAFVTGSLALWAPTFLLRAAVFTREKAPCVSENCDNSDSLYFGVITCVTGFLGVASGVALSGWLRKRNPRADPLVCAAGLLLAAPFLFLSIICAQGSIIATYVFIFFGETFLSMNWAIVADILLYVVVPTRRSTAEAFQIVLSHLFGDAGSPYLIGVVSDALRRSESYLWQFRSLQISLLLCCFVAVLGGASFLATALFIEQDRDLAEQYTHSGDEPIVVPKRGRSTKVPVSSVLI
- the LOC108941532 gene encoding proline-rich transmembrane protein 2 gives rise to the protein MALNTNGTQPPAEPRALPTTLEGVEQPQQEPGPNLQQEEEPRPSVVASEPMSGEQQVPPPAPGPAPAPQKEIWSGEQVLAVKENMETSNGTCLIPADSPTLSSCSSPPTRQQAKSQTLSHAHLPNGGARGGSRSGSLSHVTTSPRPSLSRHPSTATDSGLPGAKPRDYLFLAILSCFCPVWPLNIVALTFSVMSRNSLQQGNVDGARRLGRVAKLLSVVSLLSGIVIIIACIIINWGVILKS
- the LOC108941614 gene encoding zinc finger protein 696-like, with the protein product MTKLQLLNQYLTERLMEAVREILEVVGDMISEYQEETARAQRENESLRRRLREVVFVAEAPWTETQEPAAPPVLGGRSPARQEVPALDWDARQKADVETAAGDGKREPCNHPCALDRLPAEEAAQEAPTPGLKKLALEIALSVVSPSSSVSAVHLAEGVVSGATRSAAAAEPEPLPGLRPELVKSEPGDVDPKPERLSEAHANDGVQDNPGGALCDAGASAACDTKGALFESVEQTGKPDEACGDSCLVTFVGDKQHCCFQCGKFFSQRFNLKTHLQIHSGERPYSCNWCGRSFTQSADLRRHQRIHTGEKPHRCTWCEKSFTQVGNLKRHLRIHTGERPYCCSLCGKSFNDGDTLKKHKRIHTGERPYYCTHCSKTFTAASSLQNHLRNHTRESRQPL